Proteins encoded together in one Canis lupus familiaris isolate Mischka breed German Shepherd chromosome 25, alternate assembly UU_Cfam_GSD_1.0, whole genome shotgun sequence window:
- the NPPC gene encoding C-type natriuretic peptide: MHLSQLLACALLLTLLSLRPSEAKPGTPPKVPRTPPGEELAEPQAAGGGQKKGDKTPGGGGANLKGDRSRLLRDLRVDTKSRAAWVRLLHEHPNARKYKGGNKKGLSKGCFGLKLDRIGSMSGLGC, from the exons ATGCACCTCTCGCAGCTGCTGGCCTGCGCCCTGCTGCTCACGCTACTCTCGCTCCGGCCCTCCGAAGCCAAGCCCGGGACACCGCCGAAG GTCCCGCGAACTCCGCCCGGGGAGGAGCTGGCCGAGCCCCAGGCTGCGGGGGGCGGTCAGAAGAAGGGCGACAAAACtcccgggggcggcggcgccaACCTCAAGGGCGACCGGTCGCGACTGCTCCGGGACCTGCGCGTGGACACCAAGTCGCGGGCCGCGTGGGTGCGCCTCCTGCATGAGCACCCCAACGCGCGCAAATACAAAGGAGGCAACAAGAAGGGTTTGTCCAAGGGCTGCTTCGGCCTCAAGCTGGACCGGATCGGCTCCATGAGCGGCTTGGGATGTTAG